From one Geoalkalibacter halelectricus genomic stretch:
- a CDS encoding putative bifunctional diguanylate cyclase/phosphodiesterase: MTRQNHITEAAAIDIGRSAASLSREAPGGVTGNFADERERTILVAKARWIILALIAVYGLVAATLFLFSPHGFFLSGAQIAVLIGAVLVVLGYNGLCHYGHAGLRRLPLGGSLQIVLDLVLVTTLIHFSGGAASWFWPVYLIVTLEAAILLERPRQVWILGLLGGALYGTLLAGEYFGLWTTVRMPFSDGMAHQDGYFLVLMWFWVSLLNATVAVVGTYLMGVIRRENQALRASESRLSGFLEAANDLIFSVDEKGRLTYANRSWQQATGFCPQRDADLNILDIMHPETRGSCYREFLKVLAGESAEPVASRFVARDGRMVEVEGSLTRAPLRPDQDAQVWVICRDVTERKRAEAQLMHMAHHDLLTGLPNRALFLERLEHALALARRAKKAVAVLFLDLDRFKIINDSLGHPLGDRLLKEMGRRLMQCVRKTDTVARLGGDEFTICLPQLDGPEGAEHVAGKILTALAQPVWLDGHELFITTSIGISVYPDDGDDALGLIKKADIAMYAAKGQGRNNQQNYHPDMNQDAERRLVLESGLRRALENGEFCLHYQPKVDIASGRITAMEALVRWEHPELGLVPAGDFIPLAEETGLIFPLGEWVLEQACRQNRHWQQEGLVPLRIAVNISGYQLQQKNFIQRIREILAATGMEARYLEIEITETVVMQNPDFAVALLKQLADLGVHIAIDDFGTGYSSLAHLKRFSVNTLKIDKSFMRDVEINATDAAIATAIIAMGNSLKLQVIAEGVETQGQLDFLKKLSCSEMQGYLFSRPLPAAEMSRMLRQVEDFVEDESAHECSAQGS, from the coding sequence ATGACGAGGCAAAACCACATCACCGAGGCCGCCGCCATCGACATCGGACGCAGCGCTGCAAGTTTGTCGCGCGAAGCGCCTGGCGGTGTGACGGGCAATTTTGCCGATGAACGCGAACGCACCATCCTGGTAGCCAAGGCCCGCTGGATCATTCTGGCCTTGATCGCCGTCTACGGCCTGGTCGCCGCGACTTTGTTCCTGTTCAGTCCCCACGGCTTTTTTCTGTCCGGCGCGCAAATCGCGGTGCTGATCGGAGCGGTGCTAGTGGTTTTGGGCTACAACGGCCTGTGTCATTACGGCCACGCCGGTCTGCGCCGACTTCCCCTTGGCGGCTCCCTGCAGATCGTCCTTGACCTGGTGCTGGTCACCACGCTCATTCATTTCAGCGGCGGCGCGGCCAGTTGGTTTTGGCCAGTTTATCTCATCGTGACTCTTGAGGCGGCCATTTTGCTGGAGAGGCCACGCCAGGTCTGGATCTTGGGCTTGCTGGGCGGCGCCTTGTACGGAACCCTGCTGGCCGGTGAATATTTCGGCCTGTGGACGACGGTGCGCATGCCCTTCAGCGACGGAATGGCGCACCAGGATGGCTATTTTCTGGTTCTCATGTGGTTTTGGGTGAGCCTTCTCAACGCCACCGTGGCGGTGGTCGGAACCTATCTGATGGGTGTTATTCGCCGGGAAAACCAAGCCCTGCGCGCGAGCGAGTCGCGCTTGAGCGGATTTCTCGAAGCGGCCAACGATCTCATTTTCAGTGTCGACGAGAAGGGGCGGCTTACCTATGCCAACCGCAGCTGGCAGCAGGCCACGGGCTTCTGCCCGCAGCGCGATGCGGATCTCAATATCCTCGACATCATGCATCCCGAGACCCGCGGCTCCTGTTACCGTGAATTTCTCAAGGTGCTCGCGGGCGAGAGCGCCGAGCCGGTGGCCAGCCGTTTTGTCGCGCGCGACGGCCGGATGGTCGAGGTCGAGGGGTCGCTGACCCGCGCGCCGTTGCGCCCCGACCAGGACGCCCAGGTGTGGGTGATTTGCCGGGACGTCACCGAACGCAAGCGGGCCGAGGCCCAGCTCATGCACATGGCCCACCATGATCTTCTCACCGGGCTGCCCAACCGCGCCCTGTTTCTCGAACGACTGGAGCACGCCCTGGCCCTGGCGCGGCGCGCGAAAAAAGCCGTCGCGGTGCTGTTTCTCGACCTGGATCGGTTCAAGATCATCAACGACAGCCTCGGCCATCCCCTTGGCGATCGCCTGCTTAAGGAGATGGGGCGACGTCTGATGCAATGCGTGCGCAAGACCGACACGGTGGCGCGCCTGGGCGGCGATGAGTTCACCATCTGCCTTCCGCAGCTCGACGGCCCCGAAGGCGCCGAGCACGTGGCCGGCAAGATTCTTACGGCCCTGGCCCAACCGGTGTGGCTGGATGGTCACGAACTGTTCATCACCACCAGCATCGGCATCAGTGTCTATCCCGACGACGGTGACGACGCCCTGGGTTTGATCAAAAAAGCCGATATCGCCATGTACGCGGCCAAGGGGCAGGGGCGCAACAACCAGCAGAATTATCATCCCGATATGAATCAGGATGCCGAACGGCGCCTGGTGCTGGAAAGCGGTCTGCGCCGCGCCCTGGAGAACGGCGAGTTCTGTCTGCACTACCAGCCCAAGGTCGATATCGCCAGCGGCCGTATCACCGCCATGGAGGCCTTGGTGCGCTGGGAGCACCCCGAGTTGGGGCTGGTGCCCGCCGGTGATTTCATCCCTCTGGCCGAGGAAACGGGTTTGATCTTTCCTCTGGGTGAGTGGGTGCTGGAGCAGGCCTGCCGGCAGAATCGCCATTGGCAGCAGGAGGGGTTGGTGCCCTTGCGCATCGCGGTCAATATATCGGGCTACCAATTGCAGCAGAAAAACTTCATCCAGAGAATCCGCGAAATCCTCGCCGCCACCGGGATGGAGGCGCGCTATCTGGAGATCGAGATCACCGAGACGGTGGTCATGCAGAATCCCGATTTCGCCGTGGCGCTACTCAAGCAGTTGGCCGATCTGGGTGTGCACATCGCCATCGACGATTTCGGCACCGGATATTCCTCCCTGGCCCATCTCAAGCGGTTCTCGGTCAATACCCTGAAAATCGACAAGTCTTTTATGCGTGACGTCGAGATCAACGCCACCGATGCCGCCATCGCCACCGCCATCATCGCCATGGGTAACAGCCTAAAGCTGCAGGTCATCGCCGAGGGCGTCGAAACCCAGGGGCAGCTCGATTTTCTCAAGAAGCTGAGCTGTTCGGAGATGCAGGGTTATTTGTTCAGCCGTCCGCTGCCGGCCGCGGAGATGTCGCGGATGCTGCGTCAGGTGGAAGATTTTGTTGAGGATGAATCTGCCCATGAGTGCTCTGCACAAGGTTCTTAA
- a CDS encoding DUF882 domain-containing protein, translating to MQLSALQEQASACRLNRRTFIKGQLAVLAALAIPAPALALSRPSPRERALSFYNIHTGERLKNAIYWANGDYVDETLDDISFLMRDFRRNEVGAIDPELLDQVFSLRRAVGANNPVHIISGYRSPATNEMLARQSGGVARRSFHMDGRAVDLRIPGCDLQTVRRAAINMQRGGVGFYPRSDFVHIDTGPVRSW from the coding sequence ATGCAGTTAAGCGCACTTCAGGAACAGGCCTCGGCCTGTCGACTGAACCGTCGAACCTTCATCAAAGGTCAACTGGCGGTTTTGGCCGCATTGGCCATCCCCGCGCCCGCCCTGGCTTTGAGTCGTCCCTCCCCGCGCGAGCGGGCCTTGTCCTTCTACAACATCCACACCGGCGAGCGGCTCAAAAACGCCATTTATTGGGCGAATGGCGACTATGTTGATGAAACCCTGGACGATATCAGTTTTTTGATGCGCGATTTTCGCCGCAATGAGGTGGGCGCCATCGACCCCGAACTGCTTGACCAGGTATTTTCCCTGCGGCGCGCGGTCGGCGCCAATAACCCCGTGCATATCATTTCCGGCTACCGCTCTCCCGCCACCAACGAAATGCTCGCCCGCCAAAGCGGCGGCGTGGCGCGGCGCAGCTTCCACATGGACGGGCGCGCCGTCGATTTGCGTATTCCCGGCTGCGATCTGCAGACGGTGCGCCGGGCCGCCATCAACATGCAGCGCGGCGGCGTCGGTTTCTATCCGCGCTCTGATTTCGTGCATATCGACACCGGACCGGTACGCTCCTGGTAG
- a CDS encoding PHP domain-containing protein yields the protein MTNNISVDLHLHTHFSDGVHAPETIVTMAAQAGVSTLAICDHDNLDGIAPARAAAVHLGIEVISGVELSSRWKSYEDLHILGYGFDPLCPELVAELAEFRAFRSRRNELIVERVNRRLATQKRAPLDFARVREAADGTLGRPHIARALIEKGYVRDTSEAFERYLIPCNVEKRFFPADQAIGLIHRAGGVAVLAHPPFITPDRPALERLLDALVAHGLDGLEVYNNGATRDDIDYLLMQARRRGLIATGGSDHHGFEGDESRIGWCRGALPIPQACAQELRAALGRRAAG from the coding sequence GCAGGCCGGGGTGAGCACCCTGGCCATATGCGACCACGATAACCTCGACGGCATCGCGCCTGCACGGGCCGCCGCGGTGCACCTCGGCATCGAGGTAATCAGCGGTGTGGAGCTTTCCAGCCGCTGGAAGAGTTACGAGGATCTGCATATTCTCGGCTATGGGTTCGATCCACTCTGCCCGGAACTGGTGGCTGAATTGGCCGAATTTCGTGCCTTTCGCAGCCGCCGCAATGAATTGATCGTGGAGCGAGTCAATCGTCGGTTGGCCACCCAAAAGCGTGCGCCTCTTGATTTCGCCCGGGTGCGTGAGGCGGCCGACGGCACCCTGGGGCGTCCGCATATCGCGCGCGCCCTCATCGAAAAAGGCTACGTGCGCGACACCAGCGAGGCCTTTGAGCGCTATCTGATTCCCTGCAACGTCGAAAAGCGCTTTTTCCCCGCCGATCAGGCCATCGGCCTGATCCACCGCGCCGGCGGCGTGGCGGTCCTGGCCCATCCGCCCTTCATAACCCCCGACCGCCCGGCCCTGGAGAGATTGTTGGACGCCCTGGTCGCGCACGGCCTGGACGGCCTGGAGGTCTACAACAACGGCGCCACCCGCGATGACATCGACTACCTGCTCATGCAGGCCCGTCGGCGCGGCCTCATTGCCACCGGCGGCTCGGACCACCATGGCTTCGAGGGCGACGAAAGCCGTATCGGCTGGTGTCGCGGCGCCTTGCCCATTCCTCAGGCTTGCGCCCAAGAGCTGCGCGCGGCCCTGGGCCGTCGCGCTGCCGGGTAA